A genomic segment from Nocardiopsis sp. Huas11 encodes:
- the hemB gene encoding porphobilinogen synthase yields MTASDAAFPAARPRRLRRGAPLRRLVAETRVRPENLVLPMFVKEGLTEPVPISSMPGQVQHTRDSLRKAAQEAAQAGVGGVMLFGIPEHKDERGSGADDPNGVVQVALRDLAADVGDEMVVMADLCLCEYTSHGHCGPLETGGHVDNDLTLERYAAIAAAQAEAGAAVVAPSGMMDGQVAAIRRGLDGAGFTQVPILAYAAKYASVFYGPFREAAEGAPQFGDRSGYQQDPANAREALREVALDVAEGADMVMVKPGLAYLDIVAKVAEASPVPVSAYQVSGEYAMIEAAAEKGWLDRERAIVETLTSYRRAGAEQVLTYWATEAARLLR; encoded by the coding sequence TTGACCGCCTCCGACGCCGCCTTCCCCGCCGCCCGGCCGCGCCGCCTGCGCCGCGGGGCGCCCCTGCGTCGCCTGGTCGCCGAGACCCGGGTGCGGCCGGAGAACCTCGTCCTGCCGATGTTCGTCAAGGAGGGCCTCACCGAACCGGTGCCGATCTCCTCGATGCCCGGCCAGGTGCAGCACACCCGCGACAGCCTGCGCAAGGCAGCCCAGGAGGCGGCCCAGGCGGGCGTGGGCGGCGTGATGCTGTTCGGGATCCCCGAGCACAAGGACGAGCGCGGATCCGGGGCCGACGACCCGAACGGCGTCGTGCAGGTGGCGCTGCGCGACCTGGCCGCGGACGTCGGGGACGAGATGGTGGTCATGGCCGACCTGTGCCTGTGCGAGTACACCTCGCACGGCCACTGCGGGCCGCTGGAGACCGGCGGGCACGTGGACAACGACCTCACCCTGGAGCGGTACGCGGCCATCGCGGCGGCCCAGGCGGAGGCGGGCGCGGCCGTGGTGGCGCCCAGCGGCATGATGGACGGCCAGGTCGCGGCGATCCGCCGCGGGCTGGACGGCGCCGGGTTCACCCAGGTGCCCATCCTGGCCTACGCGGCCAAGTACGCGTCGGTGTTCTACGGGCCCTTCCGGGAGGCCGCCGAGGGCGCGCCGCAGTTCGGTGACCGCTCCGGCTACCAGCAGGACCCGGCCAACGCCCGCGAGGCGCTGCGCGAGGTCGCGCTGGACGTGGCCGAGGGAGCCGACATGGTGATGGTCAAGCCGGGCCTGGCCTACCTCGACATCGTCGCCAAGGTCGCCGAGGCCTCGCCGGTTCCCGTGTCGGCCTATCAGGTCAGCGGGGAGTACGCGATGATCGAGGCGGCGGCCGAGAAGGGCTGGCTGGACCGGGAGCGCGCGATCGTGGAGACCCTCACCAGCTACCGCAGGGCGGGGGCGGAGCAGGTCCTCACCTACTGGGCGACCGAGGCGGCCCGCCTGCTGAGGTAG